One genomic region from Nymphaea colorata isolate Beijing-Zhang1983 chromosome 12, ASM883128v2, whole genome shotgun sequence encodes:
- the LOC116266145 gene encoding rac-like GTP-binding protein 5 gives MCSVQPCSDGSSRVRNKTQQKIINTFCSSVRCVHPGLQTVFDLSDDKQFFIDHPGAVPITTAQGEELKKLIGALAYIECSSKTQQNVKTVFDAAIKVVKKKKRRRERGKNSRWTCYIRILYLYLDNYKF, from the exons ATGTGTTCTGTTCAACCCTGTTCTGATGGTAGCTCAAGAGTACGGAACAAAACTCAACAGAAGATAATTAATACCTTTTGTTCAAGCGTCCGTTGTGTTCATCCTGGACTCCAAACAGTGTTTG ATCTTTCAGATGATAAGCAGTTCTTTATTGATCATCCTGGTGCAGTTCCAATTACTACTGCCCAG GGAGAAGAGCTCAAGAAGTTGATCGGAGCACTTGCTTACATAGAATGTAGTTCGAAAACTCAGCAG AATGTTAAGACAGTCTTTGATGCTGCTATCAAGgtggtcaaaaaaaaaaaaagaagaagagaaaggggcAAAAACAGCAGGTGGACATGTTATATTCGTATTCTATATCTTTATTTAGACAACTACAAGTTTTGA
- the LOC116265626 gene encoding 1-aminocyclopropane-1-carboxylate oxidase homolog 1-like: MAMVEPYPGRDEEMKAFDDTKAGVKGLVDAGVTSIPRFFFDPPGGGSTGVDCLTSSFNGQSPDGPQLPSIDMLGLDGDRREEIVREVLRAAEEWGFFEVVNHGIPRETMDEMMEGIRRFNEQGGEEKRQLYGRDFSKKVRFTCTFDLFRTKRANWRDTLYCLMAPETPAPHELPSACRDILLEYSKQVEKLGKTLLEILSESLGLRRSYLHDMGCCQGYALLCHYYPACPQPELTMGTSRHADPSFFTVQIGGLQVLHHGQWINVVPRAGALIINIGDLLQLISNGKLVSTEHRVLANQFGPRVSMACFFNAHICASSTNYGPIKELLSPDNPPKYRDLLLSEYFEHSESRGLDGRSHLDAFRV; encoded by the exons ATGGCGATGGTAGAGCCTTATCCCGGCAGGGACGAAGAGATGAAGGCCTTCGACGACACTAAGGCCGGCGTGAAGGGCCTCGTGGACGCCGGCGTCACCTCCATCCCCAGATTCTTCTTCGACCCACCAGGTGGTGGAAGCACCGGTGTTGATTGTCTGACCTCCTCCTTCAACGGTCAGTCACCGGACGGCCCGCAGCTTCCTTCGATCGACATGCTCGGCTTGGACGGAGATCGGCGGGAAGAGATCGTGAGGGAAGTGCTGCGAGCGGCGGAGGAGTGGGGCTTCTTCGAGGTGGTGAACCACGGCATCCCGCGGGAGACCATGGACGAGATGATGGAAGGGATACGGAGATTCAACGAGCAGGGTGGGGAGGAGAAGAGGCAGTTGTACGGCAGGGATTTTAGCAAGAAGGTCAGGTTCACTTGCACTTTCGACCTCTTCCGCACCAAGAGGGCCAATTGGAGGGATACCCTGTACTGCTTGATGGCTCCGGAAACACCCGCACCTCATGAGCTGCCTTCTGCTTGCAG GGATATACTTTTGGAGTACTCAAAACAAGTGGAGAAACTGGGGAAGACATTGTTGGAAATACTCTCTGAGAGCCTTGGGCTAAGAAGAAGCTACTTGCATGACATGGGGTGCTGCCAAGGCTATGCTTTGCTCTGCCATTACTACCCGGCCTGCCCACAACCGGAACTCACCATGGGTACTTCTAGGCATGCAGACCCCTCCTTCTTCACCGTCCAGATTGGTGGCCTCCAAGTTCTTCACCACGGACAGTGGATCAATGTTGTGCCGAGAGCTGGCGCCTTGATAATAAACATCGGCGACCTTCTGCAG CTAATAAGTAACGGGAAGCTAGTGAGCACGGAGCACAGGGTGTTGGCGAACCAATTCGGACCAAGAGTCTCAATGGCATGCTTCTTTAATGCTCACATATGTGCGAGCTCCACCAATTACGGCCCGATCAAGGAGTTGCTGTCTCCTGATAATCCCCCAAAATACAGGGATTTACTCCTCAGCGAGTACTTTGAGCATTCTGAATCCAGAGGCCTTGATGGCAGGTCACATCTTGATGCTTTTCGAGTTTGA